In Acinonyx jubatus isolate Ajub_Pintada_27869175 chromosome A3, VMU_Ajub_asm_v1.0, whole genome shotgun sequence, a genomic segment contains:
- the SIX2 gene encoding homeobox protein SIX2 isoform X2: MSMLPTFGFTQEQVACVCEVLQQGGNIERLGRFLWSLPACEHLHKNESVLKAKAVVAFHRGNFRELYKILESHQFSPHNHAKLQQLWLKAHYIEAEKLRGRPLGAVGKYRVRRKFPLPRSIWDGEETSYCFKEKSRSVLREWYAHNPYPSPREKRELAEATGLTTTQVSNWFKNRRQRDRAAEAKERENSENANSNSHNPLAATLNGSGKSVLGSSEDEKTPSGTPDHSSSSPALLLSPPPPPGLPSLHSLGHPPGPSAVPVPVPGGGGADPLQHHHGLQDSILNPMSANLVDLGS, encoded by the exons ATGTCCATGCTGCCCACCTTCGGCTTCACGCAGGAGCAAGTGGCGTGCGTGTGCGAGGTGCTGCAGCAGGGCGGCAACATCGAGCGGCTGGGCCGCTTCCTGTGGTCGCTGCCCGCCTGCGAGCACCTCCACAAGAATGAAAGCGTGCTCAAAGCCAAGGCGGTGGTGGCCTTCCACCGCGGCAACTTCCGGGAGCTCTACAAGATCCTGGAGAGCCACCAGTTCTCGCCGCACAACCACGCCAAACTGCAGCAGCTGTGGCTCAAAGCGCACTACATCGAGGCGGAGAAGCTGCGCGGCCGGCCCCTGGGCGCTGTGGGCAAATACCGCGTGCGCCGCAAGTTTCCGCTGCCGCGCTCCATCTGGGACGGCGAGGAGACCAGCTACTGCTTCAAGGAAAAGAGTCGCAGCGTGCTGCGCGAGTGGTACGCGCATAACCCCTACCCCTCACCGCGCGAGAAGCGCGAGCTGGCGGAGGCCACGGGCCTCACCACCACGCAGGTCAGCAACTGGTTTAAGAACCGGCGGCAGCGCGACCGGGCAGCCGAGGCCAAAGAAAG GGAGAACAGCGAGAACGCCAACTCCAACAGCCACAACCCGCTGGCTGCGACGCTGAACGGCAGCGGCAAGTCGGTGCTAGGCAGCTCGGAGGACGAGAAAACGCCGTCGGGGACGCCAGACCACTCGTCGTCCAGCCCCGCGCTGCTGCTcagcccgccgccgccccccgggCTGCCGTCCCTGCACAGCCTGGGCCACCCTCCGGGCCCCAGCGCGGTGCCGGTGCCCGTGCCGGGCGGAGGCGGCGCGGACCCGCTGCAGCACCACCATGGCCTGCAGGACTCCATCCTCAACCCCATGTCGGCCAACCTCGTGGACCTGGGGTCCTAG
- the SIX2 gene encoding homeobox protein SIX2 isoform X1, translated as MSMLPTFGFTQEQVACVCEVLQQGGNIERLGRFLWSLPACEHLHKNESVLKAKAVVAFHRGNFRELYKILESHQFSPHNHAKLQQLWLKAHYIEAEKLRGRPLGAVGKYRVRRKFPLPRSIWDGEETSYCFKEKSRSVLREWYAHNPYPSPREKRELAEATGLTTTQVSNWFKNRRQRDRAAEAKERYEENSENANSNSHNPLAATLNGSGKSVLGSSEDEKTPSGTPDHSSSSPALLLSPPPPPGLPSLHSLGHPPGPSAVPVPVPGGGGADPLQHHHGLQDSILNPMSANLVDLGS; from the exons ATGTCCATGCTGCCCACCTTCGGCTTCACGCAGGAGCAAGTGGCGTGCGTGTGCGAGGTGCTGCAGCAGGGCGGCAACATCGAGCGGCTGGGCCGCTTCCTGTGGTCGCTGCCCGCCTGCGAGCACCTCCACAAGAATGAAAGCGTGCTCAAAGCCAAGGCGGTGGTGGCCTTCCACCGCGGCAACTTCCGGGAGCTCTACAAGATCCTGGAGAGCCACCAGTTCTCGCCGCACAACCACGCCAAACTGCAGCAGCTGTGGCTCAAAGCGCACTACATCGAGGCGGAGAAGCTGCGCGGCCGGCCCCTGGGCGCTGTGGGCAAATACCGCGTGCGCCGCAAGTTTCCGCTGCCGCGCTCCATCTGGGACGGCGAGGAGACCAGCTACTGCTTCAAGGAAAAGAGTCGCAGCGTGCTGCGCGAGTGGTACGCGCATAACCCCTACCCCTCACCGCGCGAGAAGCGCGAGCTGGCGGAGGCCACGGGCCTCACCACCACGCAGGTCAGCAACTGGTTTAAGAACCGGCGGCAGCGCGACCGGGCAGCCGAGGCCAAAGAAAGGTACGA GGAGAACAGCGAGAACGCCAACTCCAACAGCCACAACCCGCTGGCTGCGACGCTGAACGGCAGCGGCAAGTCGGTGCTAGGCAGCTCGGAGGACGAGAAAACGCCGTCGGGGACGCCAGACCACTCGTCGTCCAGCCCCGCGCTGCTGCTcagcccgccgccgccccccgggCTGCCGTCCCTGCACAGCCTGGGCCACCCTCCGGGCCCCAGCGCGGTGCCGGTGCCCGTGCCGGGCGGAGGCGGCGCGGACCCGCTGCAGCACCACCATGGCCTGCAGGACTCCATCCTCAACCCCATGTCGGCCAACCTCGTGGACCTGGGGTCCTAG